From a region of the Thermoplasmata archaeon genome:
- the arcC gene encoding carbamate kinase, translating to MMETVVIAVGGNALLRPEDHGTAEEQFKRARETAESILDIFKQYEIVITHGNGPQVGAILLQNEHSKNIVPPMPLDVCDAMSQGSIGYMLEQSFNEVIKKHHINKDLVTIMTRVLVDGKDPAFENPSKPIGPFYSKEEAMALKEKNHWNMVEDSGRGWRRVVPSPKPIEIIEKKVIRSIIDSGFIAIAVGGGGIPVVRKNGGLEGVEAVIDKDLGAAVLGRDINADMLFILTSVDQVYINYNKENQKALTQIHLPELSKYVGEGHFKPGSMLPKILASIEFIKSGGKAVLITSPEKLNDALEHKNGTWIYP from the coding sequence ATCATGGAAACAGTAGTAATAGCAGTAGGCGGAAATGCATTATTGAGACCGGAAGATCATGGAACAGCAGAAGAGCAGTTTAAGAGAGCTAGAGAAACTGCAGAAAGCATTCTAGACATTTTTAAACAATACGAGATAGTAATTACTCATGGCAATGGTCCTCAGGTGGGGGCTATCTTATTACAGAACGAACACTCTAAAAACATTGTACCTCCAATGCCTTTAGACGTTTGCGATGCAATGTCGCAGGGGAGCATTGGATATATGCTAGAGCAAAGTTTTAATGAAGTAATTAAGAAACATCATATTAACAAAGATTTAGTTACCATTATGACAAGGGTGCTTGTGGATGGTAAAGATCCAGCATTTGAAAACCCCAGCAAACCAATTGGTCCATTTTATTCAAAAGAGGAAGCTATGGCTTTAAAAGAAAAAAATCATTGGAATATGGTAGAAGATTCTGGAAGAGGATGGAGGAGAGTTGTACCGTCGCCAAAGCCAATCGAAATAATAGAAAAAAAAGTTATTCGCTCTATAATAGACTCTGGTTTCATCGCTATTGCTGTGGGCGGTGGTGGTATCCCTGTTGTTAGAAAAAATGGAGGCCTTGAAGGTGTCGAGGCAGTAATAGACAAAGATCTTGGTGCTGCGGTATTAGGAAGAGATATCAATGCGGATATGCTATTTATCCTCACCAGCGTTGATCAAGTATATATAAATTATAATAAGGAGAATCAGAAAGCGTTAACTCAAATTCATTTGCCAGAACTTTCAAAATATGTTGGAGAAGGACATTTCAAGCCCGGAAGCATGCTCCCAAAAATACTCGCTTCCATAGAATTCATAAAATCTGGTGGTAAGGCAGTGTTGATCACCTCACCGGAAAAATTAAATGATGCACTAGAACATAAAAATGGAACGTGGATCTA
- the argF gene encoding ornithine carbamoyltransferase produces the protein MNKDLISVYDIKDDIDEILDLAIKIKKDPKKYARTLKDKSLGMIFEKPSTRTRISFEVAMTQLGGHALYLSPKDMQMGRGETVADTAKVLSRFVDGITYRAFDHNMVLELAKNATIPVINALDNLEHPAQIVADLLTILEKKGTFKNLKFAYVGDGNNVANSLILGCAVVHMDCYIGCPATNQPNAEILKRAREIAAGKSKIEVVEDPAEAVKDADIIYTDVWVSMGEEAQKEEKEKLFRPYQVNSELVKNAKKDYIFMHCLPAHRGFEVTDEVVDSKNSVVFDEAENRLHAQKALLVKMLK, from the coding sequence ATGAATAAAGATTTGATTTCTGTATACGACATAAAAGATGATATAGATGAGATTCTGGATCTTGCAATAAAGATAAAAAAAGACCCCAAAAAATATGCGAGAACACTAAAAGATAAAAGTTTGGGTATGATCTTTGAAAAACCTTCTACCAGAACCAGAATTAGTTTTGAAGTGGCGATGACGCAGCTTGGAGGTCATGCACTTTATTTGAGTCCGAAAGACATGCAGATGGGTAGAGGAGAAACTGTAGCCGATACTGCTAAAGTTCTTTCGAGGTTTGTGGATGGTATAACATATAGGGCATTTGATCATAATATGGTACTGGAGCTAGCTAAAAACGCAACTATCCCTGTAATAAACGCGCTTGACAATTTAGAGCATCCAGCCCAGATTGTTGCAGATTTATTAACGATTCTTGAGAAAAAAGGGACTTTTAAAAACCTGAAATTTGCATATGTAGGCGATGGAAACAATGTCGCAAACTCTCTTATATTAGGATGCGCAGTTGTGCATATGGACTGTTATATTGGATGCCCGGCTACGAATCAGCCAAATGCAGAGATTTTAAAGCGTGCGAGAGAGATTGCTGCTGGTAAATCTAAAATTGAAGTGGTAGAAGATCCTGCCGAAGCAGTAAAGGATGCTGATATAATATATACAGATGTGTGGGTTTCAATGGGTGAAGAGGCGCAGAAAGAAGAGAAAGAAAAGTTATTCAGACCATACCAGGTAAACAGCGAGCTAGTCAAAAATGCGAAGAAAGACTATATTTTCATGCACTGTTTACCAGCACATAGAGGATTTGAAGTGACTGATGAGGTAGTGGATAGCAAGAACAGCGTGGTATTCGACGAGGCTGAAAACAGGCTACATGCACAGAAAGCGCTGTTAGTAAAAATGTTAAAATAA
- the mutL gene encoding DNA mismatch repair endonuclease MutL, translating into MTNKINILPETISAKIAAGEVVERPASVVKELVENSIDAGARKIIVDLIDSGKLSIIVKDDGEGMSREDCLKAIEKHATSKIKSEEDLNNISTLGFRGEALYSIASVSKMIIVTKREEDQVGTMVEIEAGKILNVKEVGTTNGTTVTVNNLFYNLPARKKFLKSNLVELDHIYDLLFRLAISHPEIALKFTNNQKILIDVPASEKLMDKLNYLFSLKEVQSFLSVDFKNNNIRIEGVTSLPSMTRKTNKNIILSVNRRIIRENNIIDAILKGYGSLLFRDLYPVTILNLTVPYDQVDVNIHPAKTEIKFSEETLLKKYVTEAISQALKQKDLIPAMKFNKPETLEFTAPIQPIKAQQIFQTTEPKKIKTLEESVPKMLEIEPFGQIDNTYIIASFKENMLIIDQHAAHERIRTEAFIKGVKDKKIQSLITPITLTLNNMELEIVMNNIQIFKDIGFDIDKIGKNEILIRTLPPILTREDAIAGLKESIREVLSNKKITNIEELKLKLMILMACKGAIKAHQKLSTKDMADLIYKLMQCDVPFTCPHGRPTMIKIENSDLEKMFKRKD; encoded by the coding sequence ATGACTAATAAGATAAACATCCTGCCAGAAACTATATCGGCTAAGATAGCTGCTGGTGAAGTTGTAGAACGACCAGCATCCGTGGTAAAAGAACTGGTTGAAAATTCTATAGATGCCGGCGCGAGAAAGATAATAGTGGATCTGATTGATAGTGGTAAACTCTCAATCATCGTAAAAGATGATGGGGAGGGAATGAGCAGAGAGGATTGCTTAAAAGCAATTGAAAAACATGCAACTAGCAAGATTAAGAGCGAAGAAGATTTAAACAATATCTCAACTCTTGGATTTAGAGGAGAAGCATTATACAGCATAGCTTCAGTTTCTAAAATGATAATTGTTACAAAACGTGAAGAGGATCAGGTAGGTACCATGGTAGAGATTGAGGCTGGAAAGATACTGAACGTTAAAGAGGTGGGGACTACAAATGGCACTACTGTTACAGTGAATAACCTATTTTACAACCTTCCTGCAAGAAAGAAATTTTTAAAATCTAATTTAGTGGAACTGGATCATATTTATGATCTTCTATTCAGATTAGCTATTTCGCACCCAGAAATAGCATTGAAATTTACAAATAATCAGAAAATATTGATTGATGTCCCAGCGTCTGAGAAACTTATGGATAAGCTGAACTATCTGTTTAGCTTGAAAGAGGTCCAGAGCTTTTTATCAGTTGACTTTAAAAATAATAATATCAGGATTGAAGGTGTTACATCCTTGCCATCCATGACCAGGAAGACAAATAAAAACATTATATTATCTGTTAATAGAAGAATAATAAGAGAAAATAACATAATAGATGCGATATTGAAGGGATATGGATCTTTGCTATTCAGAGACCTTTATCCTGTTACTATTCTAAACTTGACTGTACCTTATGATCAGGTAGATGTAAACATACATCCCGCAAAAACAGAGATCAAGTTTTCAGAAGAGACATTGTTGAAAAAATATGTAACTGAGGCAATATCACAGGCGCTGAAACAAAAAGATCTGATTCCCGCCATGAAATTTAACAAACCTGAAACTCTTGAGTTTACGGCACCTATCCAACCTATTAAAGCTCAACAAATATTTCAGACTACTGAACCTAAAAAAATAAAAACACTTGAAGAGTCAGTGCCTAAAATGCTAGAAATAGAACCTTTCGGACAGATTGACAACACATATATTATTGCCTCTTTTAAAGAGAATATGCTGATTATAGATCAACATGCTGCACATGAAAGAATCAGGACTGAGGCATTTATAAAGGGTGTTAAGGATAAGAAAATACAGAGCCTGATCACACCGATCACTCTCACTCTCAACAACATGGAATTAGAGATCGTGATGAACAATATACAGATTTTTAAAGATATAGGATTTGACATTGATAAAATAGGTAAAAATGAGATATTGATCAGGACTTTGCCACCTATTCTTACAAGAGAAGATGCCATTGCAGGGTTGAAAGAGTCCATAAGAGAGGTATTATCAAATAAAAAAATAACCAACATAGAAGAACTAAAACTAAAATTGATGATTTTAATGGCTTGTAAAGGTGCAATAAAAGCACACCAGAAATTGAGCACGAAAGATATGGCGGATCTTATTTACAAACTTATGCAGTGCGATGTGCCTTTCACCTGCCCGCATGGAAGACCTACCATGATAAAAATAGAAAATTCAGATCTAGAAAAAATGTTTAAAAGAAAAGATTGA
- a CDS encoding HesA/MoeB/ThiF family protein produces the protein MDRYSRQILLDKIGAKGQSKLADAKVAVIGLGGTGGLIAQLLARLGVGTLIIVDPDYVSLDNLHRQLLFREEDVGKLKVEVAANFLASINSDIKIEKVYQQFSALNAETIVNKVDIVMDGTDNFLTRFIINDACVKLNKPWVYTAAISYYGTVMPIIPGKTACLRCLIRDLPVEEQKCSEIGVLNTVPSMIASIAVSVSIKILLGYEIKNEMYYIDGWNIDLDKIQVLRNDDCQACQKRNFEYLSERYYKIKSSC, from the coding sequence ATGGATCGATATTCCAGACAGATACTCTTGGATAAAATTGGTGCTAAAGGGCAAAGCAAGCTTGCAGATGCAAAGGTTGCAGTAATCGGGTTAGGAGGAACTGGTGGCTTAATAGCTCAACTTTTAGCAAGGCTCGGCGTTGGTACACTCATAATTGTCGATCCGGATTATGTAAGCCTTGATAATTTACACAGACAGCTATTATTCAGAGAAGAAGATGTGGGAAAATTGAAAGTTGAAGTTGCAGCTAATTTTCTAGCCTCGATTAATTCTGACATTAAAATCGAAAAAGTTTATCAGCAATTTAGCGCTTTAAATGCTGAGACTATTGTAAATAAGGTGGATATAGTAATGGATGGAACTGACAATTTCTTGACCAGGTTTATAATAAATGATGCATGCGTGAAACTGAATAAACCATGGGTTTACACTGCCGCTATCAGTTATTATGGTACAGTTATGCCGATTATACCTGGCAAAACTGCATGTTTAAGATGCCTGATCAGAGATCTTCCGGTGGAAGAACAAAAATGCAGTGAAATAGGAGTATTGAATACTGTACCTAGCATGATTGCTTCTATCGCCGTCTCTGTCTCAATAAAGATTTTATTAGGATATGAGATAAAAAACGAGATGTACTATATTGATGGTTGGAACATTGATCTGGACAAAATACAGGTTTTGAGAAACGATGATTGTCAGGCATGCCAAAAAAGAAATTTTGAGTATTTATCAGAGAGATATTACAAAATAAAAAGCTCTTGCTGA
- a CDS encoding threonine--tRNA ligase, producing MKILFIHSDHLEYRVREKAIENPEPVELQEESIDEVLVCFISVETSDSESMLNNVAAEIKDVALKVKATKLVLYPYAHLSSDLADPETAKKLLRELEELLNKEYEVHRAPFGWYKSFTISCKGHPLSELSKSIKEDLIPEAVKAEEKIISYWKILKDGKLEDIDDFNFSDHKDLKTFADYEISGTRAVKEIPPHVVMMQQLELVGYEEGSDGGNFRYYPKGKMIKALLEEYVTKKVQEYGAMEVETPIMYDYEHPALKSYLQRFPARQYTLLSGENKFFLRFSACFGQFLIAKDSVITYKQLPIRIYELAKYSFRREKSGELVGLRRLRAFTMPDMHTLTLDLNNAKEEFLKQYKFSMEVLKEIGIEDYEVAVRFTKEFWENNKEFIQELERVIKKPILVQMWNDRFFYFILKFEFNFIDTMQKAAALSTVQIDVENAKRFEITYYAEDSSKKYPYILHCSPSGAIERLIYAILENQEKRKHNGQKPIFPLWLAPTQVRIIPVSESFLGYCEKLAKKLNNDTIRADFDDRELTMQKKIREAEKEWVPYIVVIGEKEIQNEKLNVRIRENGKIKEYSYLELKREIHNLTGGYPFRAIPENEKLSMRIKFS from the coding sequence ATGAAAATATTATTTATACATTCTGACCATTTAGAGTACAGAGTTCGAGAAAAAGCGATAGAAAATCCTGAGCCTGTAGAATTACAGGAAGAGAGTATTGATGAAGTATTAGTTTGTTTTATAAGCGTAGAAACATCAGATTCTGAATCTATGCTAAATAATGTAGCTGCTGAGATCAAAGATGTGGCTCTTAAAGTGAAAGCTACAAAATTGGTATTGTATCCTTACGCTCACTTAAGCTCTGATCTGGCAGATCCAGAAACAGCTAAAAAGCTATTAAGGGAATTAGAAGAGCTATTAAATAAAGAGTACGAAGTGCACAGGGCTCCATTTGGCTGGTACAAATCATTCACGATTTCCTGTAAAGGACATCCATTATCAGAGCTGTCTAAAAGTATAAAAGAGGATCTTATACCAGAAGCTGTAAAAGCCGAGGAGAAAATAATCAGTTACTGGAAAATATTGAAAGATGGAAAACTGGAAGATATTGATGATTTTAATTTTAGCGATCATAAAGATCTAAAAACATTTGCAGATTACGAGATCAGCGGTACTAGGGCAGTAAAAGAGATACCCCCTCACGTAGTGATGATGCAACAATTAGAACTTGTTGGATATGAAGAGGGAAGTGATGGTGGAAATTTCAGGTACTACCCAAAAGGTAAGATGATAAAAGCACTATTAGAAGAATACGTTACTAAAAAAGTACAAGAATATGGCGCAATGGAAGTAGAAACTCCCATAATGTACGATTATGAACATCCTGCATTAAAAAGCTATTTACAGCGTTTTCCAGCAAGGCAGTATACTCTCCTTTCGGGTGAAAACAAATTCTTTTTGAGATTTTCAGCTTGTTTTGGGCAGTTTTTAATTGCGAAAGATTCTGTGATAACATACAAGCAATTGCCGATCAGGATCTACGAACTCGCAAAATATTCATTCAGAAGGGAGAAGAGTGGAGAGCTTGTGGGGCTGAGAAGGCTTCGAGCATTTACTATGCCTGACATGCATACTCTCACGCTGGATCTCAATAATGCAAAAGAAGAGTTTTTGAAACAATACAAATTTTCTATGGAAGTTTTGAAGGAGATAGGTATTGAAGATTATGAAGTAGCAGTAAGATTTACAAAAGAGTTCTGGGAAAACAACAAAGAGTTTATTCAGGAACTTGAGAGAGTAATTAAAAAGCCAATATTGGTTCAGATGTGGAACGATCGATTCTTCTATTTTATTTTGAAATTTGAGTTTAATTTCATAGATACTATGCAAAAAGCGGCCGCATTGAGCACTGTTCAAATAGATGTAGAAAACGCGAAAAGATTTGAGATAACCTATTATGCAGAAGATAGTTCAAAAAAGTATCCTTACATTTTACATTGTTCTCCGAGCGGGGCTATAGAAAGATTGATCTATGCTATTTTAGAGAACCAGGAAAAAAGAAAGCATAATGGCCAAAAACCTATATTTCCATTATGGCTTGCGCCCACTCAGGTCAGAATCATTCCTGTTTCAGAATCATTTTTAGGGTACTGTGAAAAACTAGCCAAAAAACTCAATAATGATACTATCAGAGCAGATTTTGATGACAGAGAACTAACAATGCAGAAAAAGATCAGGGAAGCGGAAAAAGAGTGGGTACCGTATATAGTGGTCATAGGCGAAAAAGAGATACAGAATGAAAAATTAAATGTGAGAATCAGAGAAAATGGAAAGATTAAGGAATACAGCTATCTAGAATTAAAAAGAGAAATTCATAATTTGACAGGTGGTTATCCATTCAGAGCCATACCAGAAAACGAGAAATTGAGCATGAGGATCAAATTTTCATAA
- a CDS encoding polyprenyl synthetase family protein — translation MMNQYFEEYPKKVEKVLSDFFKIKKENCKNENIRDIIEKIEEYTLRGGKRIRPVLMIFGYKLYGGKNTEEIIKASASLELVQSYLLIHDDIIDESLLRRGKPTIHRIFEKEYDDKKIGADLAIIAGDLADSYATELINSSDFEDRLKYKAIVKLSEIIEYTGYGQVLDILSPYQTDNFEENLLLIHKYKTAKYTIEGPLILGGLLAGKNNFEMISKYAIDVGIAFQLQDDILGLFGDEKALGKPVTSDLEEGKKTLLIIKILECANKEEKDKILNILGSKNISEEELQYVRNIAVKTGALKYSQEMSEKLIADAITTIKDLKVPEKEFLIEFANYVISRKF, via the coding sequence ATGATGAACCAATATTTTGAAGAATATCCTAAAAAAGTAGAAAAAGTTCTCTCTGACTTTTTTAAAATAAAGAAAGAAAATTGCAAAAATGAAAATATCAGAGATATAATTGAAAAAATTGAAGAATATACTTTAAGAGGGGGAAAAAGAATCAGGCCTGTTTTAATGATCTTCGGCTACAAGCTATATGGTGGTAAAAATACTGAAGAGATAATTAAAGCTTCTGCATCCTTAGAGCTTGTACAATCTTACCTTCTTATTCACGATGACATAATAGATGAAAGTCTGCTACGAAGAGGAAAGCCTACAATTCATCGAATTTTCGAAAAAGAATATGATGACAAAAAAATAGGTGCGGATCTTGCCATTATTGCAGGAGATCTGGCAGATTCTTATGCTACAGAATTGATTAACAGCTCTGATTTTGAAGATCGATTAAAATATAAAGCTATTGTAAAGTTATCAGAAATTATAGAATACACAGGATATGGGCAGGTTCTTGATATCTTATCCCCATATCAAACCGACAATTTTGAAGAGAACTTATTGCTTATTCACAAGTATAAAACTGCAAAATACACAATCGAAGGCCCGTTAATACTGGGAGGATTATTAGCTGGAAAAAATAATTTTGAAATGATCAGCAAATATGCCATAGATGTAGGAATTGCATTTCAATTGCAAGATGACATACTTGGATTGTTTGGAGATGAAAAAGCACTGGGAAAGCCTGTTACTTCTGACCTAGAAGAGGGTAAAAAAACATTGTTGATCATAAAAATATTGGAATGCGCAAATAAAGAAGAGAAAGATAAAATACTAAATATTCTGGGATCAAAAAATATATCAGAAGAAGAACTACAATATGTGCGTAATATAGCAGTAAAAACCGGGGCTCTAAAGTACTCTCAGGAGATGTCAGAAAAGCTTATTGCAGATGCAATAACTACTATCAAAGATCTAAAAGTGCCAGAAAAAGAGTTTTTAATAGAATTTGCAAATTATGTAATCTCCAGAAAATTTTAA
- a CDS encoding alpha/beta hydrolase encodes MNLERVSVDTRYGQISILMRNGRFPVLFLHGLGATANAWKKLSNYLREYKILYLDLLGHGLSAKPDIQYNILAQCNAISDVMQSLNIDRFALVGNSYGGWISLYFSIFYKAPEYLVLIDSAGLNPGVGTLPNEEVDRFVENIVKKGKMNSKEIIKNIILNNAVPDFRMNEQILKRLDTKVLIIWGKNDQVIDLKYAHSLNKFIKNSDLHILEEAGHSPHISTPEKVAELINNFIRV; translated from the coding sequence ATGAATCTTGAAAGAGTTAGCGTAGACACAAGATATGGGCAGATATCGATTTTGATGAGAAATGGTAGATTTCCAGTCTTATTTTTGCATGGATTAGGTGCTACAGCAAATGCTTGGAAGAAGTTATCTAATTATCTGAGAGAGTATAAGATCCTCTACCTCGATCTTTTAGGACATGGCTTATCAGCAAAGCCGGATATACAATATAACATACTGGCCCAGTGCAACGCCATTTCTGATGTGATGCAGAGTCTAAACATCGATAGATTTGCGTTGGTGGGCAATTCTTATGGTGGCTGGATATCCTTATATTTTTCAATATTTTACAAAGCTCCAGAATACCTGGTGCTGATTGATAGTGCAGGGTTAAATCCCGGGGTAGGCACTTTGCCAAACGAGGAAGTTGATAGATTTGTGGAAAATATCGTAAAAAAAGGAAAGATGAACAGTAAGGAAATAATAAAGAACATAATATTAAACAATGCAGTACCTGATTTCCGAATGAATGAACAGATCTTGAAAAGATTGGACACGAAAGTGCTCATAATATGGGGCAAAAACGATCAGGTAATCGATTTAAAATATGCGCATAGCTTAAATAAGTTTATTAAAAACAGCGATCTTCATATATTAGAAGAGGCAGGTCATTCACCGCATATTTCAACACCAGAGAAGGTTGCAGAACTTATTAACAATTTTATAAGAGTATAG
- the mobB gene encoding molybdopterin-guanine dinucleotide biosynthesis protein B, which translates to MLIGFYGKSDSGKTRLISAIVNKLNAENYKVAVVKHTNHDRFDLDLKGKDTDIFFSGDSKLVIGSAINQTLIFIKGSEELERLSGFLNYFYNFDFVLVEGFKNIDWLEKIKVGDIEEEKNTVFKFENNLDQILEYLKVNRQIEKIHEALPKFDCGECGHKDCREMARAIYEKKDSFKNCEYWNPDKKISLKVNDKNVYLGKFAQSILFNTIEGLVKSLKNSDNAESIKIEIKKL; encoded by the coding sequence ATGTTAATAGGATTTTATGGAAAATCAGATAGCGGTAAAACCAGGTTAATCTCAGCGATTGTAAATAAATTGAATGCTGAAAATTACAAAGTTGCAGTGGTAAAGCACACGAATCATGATAGATTTGATCTGGATTTGAAAGGAAAAGATACTGATATATTTTTTAGCGGGGATAGCAAGCTTGTGATAGGCAGTGCAATAAATCAAACGCTAATTTTTATTAAAGGTTCAGAAGAGTTGGAAAGGTTATCCGGGTTCTTGAATTATTTTTATAATTTTGATTTTGTATTAGTAGAAGGGTTCAAAAACATTGATTGGCTAGAAAAAATAAAAGTGGGGGATATTGAAGAGGAAAAAAACACGGTTTTTAAATTTGAGAATAATCTAGACCAGATACTGGAATACCTCAAGGTAAACAGACAGATAGAAAAGATACATGAAGCATTGCCAAAATTTGATTGCGGAGAATGTGGACATAAAGATTGCCGAGAAATGGCAAGGGCAATTTATGAGAAAAAAGATAGCTTCAAAAATTGCGAGTATTGGAACCCAGACAAGAAAATATCTTTAAAGGTAAATGATAAGAATGTTTATTTAGGCAAATTTGCGCAGAGTATATTATTTAATACAATTGAAGGATTGGTAAAATCTCTAAAGAACAGTGATAATGCGGAGAGTATCAAGATAGAAATTAAAAAGCTATAG
- the amrS gene encoding AmmeMemoRadiSam system radical SAM enzyme produces MSILHEAMYWHRESDGVRCDLCPHRCYLKIENMGICGVRKNVDNKLYSEVYGFVSAISNDPIEKKPLFHFHPGSWIFSVSTIGCNLRCMYCQNYELSRGLIPRSQLEYYTPEELVSIAKNYGSKGIAWTYNEPSIWFEYTLDTSKISKKDGMYNVYVTNGYINEDPLREIAPYMDAMNIDVKGFTDEFYKKYLGGTLEPVLNTVILAKSLQIHIELTYLVVPTLNDKKEDIEKYLDWVIETLGLDIPLHFSRFHPDYKLNYLPATPIKTMQEIYKLAKERMLRYVYLGNYPSMDFESTYCYNCGAKLIERFGFDIKILNLSENGTCKRCGAKISIIL; encoded by the coding sequence ATGAGCATTTTACATGAAGCGATGTACTGGCATCGAGAAAGTGATGGAGTAAGATGTGACCTGTGCCCACATCGTTGTTATTTAAAAATTGAGAATATGGGAATATGTGGCGTCAGGAAAAATGTGGATAATAAATTATATTCAGAAGTATATGGATTTGTGTCTGCCATAAGCAATGATCCTATAGAGAAAAAACCATTATTTCATTTTCATCCAGGTTCATGGATCTTTTCTGTGAGTACAATAGGCTGTAATCTCAGGTGTATGTACTGCCAGAATTATGAGTTGAGTAGAGGGCTGATACCGAGATCACAGCTAGAATATTATACTCCTGAAGAGCTTGTGAGCATAGCAAAGAATTATGGCTCTAAAGGCATTGCTTGGACCTATAATGAACCTTCGATTTGGTTTGAGTATACGCTGGATACCAGTAAAATTTCAAAAAAAGATGGGATGTATAATGTTTATGTTACAAATGGATACATTAATGAAGATCCTTTGAGAGAGATAGCACCTTATATGGATGCCATGAACATTGATGTAAAAGGTTTCACTGATGAATTCTATAAAAAATATCTTGGGGGCACTCTTGAGCCGGTGCTGAATACTGTAATTTTGGCAAAGAGCTTGCAAATACATATTGAGCTTACTTATTTGGTGGTGCCAACACTTAATGACAAGAAAGAAGATATTGAAAAATACTTGGACTGGGTTATTGAAACCCTGGGGTTAGATATACCACTCCATTTTTCAAGATTTCACCCAGATTATAAACTGAACTACCTTCCTGCTACTCCAATAAAGACCATGCAAGAAATATATAAATTAGCAAAAGAGCGCATGCTCAGATATGTATACCTTGGAAATTATCCATCCATGGATTTTGAGTCCACTTACTGCTACAATTGCGGTGCTAAGCTGATAGAGAGATTTGGGTTTGACATAAAGATCCTAAATTTGTCTGAGAATGGAACGTGCAAGAGATGCGGCGCTAAGATTTCAATTATACTATAG
- the thiL gene encoding thiamine-phosphate kinase: MMLSELGERNIIDNIRKIYDYKWVDDDCSYFLEKNKYILITVDSISKSMHIPDHVDPVKVGYFLAAITLSDIAAMGGIPKYFMSSLTLPKSMKIKDLEKIESGISKCLNKYNTRMIGGDCKEGTEMVISGIGIGEVNKKKILKRDGMKVGDILCVTNYLGKNSAGYYLWKLKNSNAGADKLLEVEPRIKEGLIISRFGATAAMDLSDGIYSSIAQLKKITGLGFFIDFSKIPVSPLAKKVNEELGISIEELTLNYGGDYELLFTIPREKWMALKKYAEKNNFKLTEIGRVKKGRNLLLKDGKEHEIKERGYEHFT, from the coding sequence ATGATGCTTTCTGAATTAGGTGAAAGAAATATAATAGATAACATCAGAAAAATATATGATTATAAATGGGTAGATGACGATTGTTCTTATTTTCTAGAAAAAAATAAATATATACTCATCACGGTGGATTCTATATCTAAGTCTATGCACATTCCGGATCATGTAGATCCTGTAAAAGTGGGTTATTTTTTAGCTGCAATAACTCTTAGTGATATAGCTGCTATGGGCGGTATTCCAAAATACTTTATGAGCTCTCTAACCTTGCCAAAAAGCATGAAAATAAAAGATCTAGAAAAAATAGAAAGTGGAATATCAAAATGCCTTAATAAATATAATACAAGGATGATCGGAGGAGATTGCAAAGAGGGAACTGAAATGGTTATATCTGGAATAGGTATTGGGGAAGTAAACAAAAAAAAGATTCTGAAACGTGATGGTATGAAAGTAGGAGATATATTATGTGTGACTAATTATCTCGGCAAAAATAGTGCAGGATACTATCTTTGGAAATTAAAAAATTCAAATGCTGGTGCAGACAAACTTCTGGAGGTTGAGCCTAGAATAAAAGAGGGACTCATTATTTCAAGATTTGGTGCAACAGCTGCAATGGATCTTTCAGATGGCATTTATTCCTCTATTGCACAGCTAAAAAAAATTACAGGACTTGGATTTTTTATAGATTTTTCAAAGATCCCAGTTTCTCCACTTGCAAAAAAAGTGAATGAGGAGCTGGGTATTTCAATAGAAGAACTAACCTTAAATTATGGTGGGGATTATGAGCTATTGTTTACTATACCCCGGGAAAAATGGATGGCTTTGAAGAAATATGCTGAAAAAAACAACTTTAAGCTCACAGAAATTGGACGTGTGAAAAAAGGAAGAAACTTATTGTTAAAAGATGGTAAAGAACATGAAATTAAAGAGAGAGGATATGAGCATTTTACATGA